A region of Pseudomonas sp. Marseille-Q3773 DNA encodes the following proteins:
- the hslV gene encoding ATP-dependent protease subunit HslV, whose product MTTIVSVRRNGKVVMGGDGQVSLGNTVMKGNAKKVRRLYHGQVIAGFAGATADAFTLFERFEGQLEKHQGHLVRAAVELAKEWRTDRSLSRLEAMLAVANKDASLIITGNGDVVEPEDGLIAMGSGGAYAQAAARALLNKTDLSAREIAETALNIAGDICVFTNHNLTIEEQDLAE is encoded by the coding sequence TTGACCACCATCGTTTCTGTCCGCCGTAACGGCAAAGTCGTCATGGGCGGCGACGGCCAGGTATCCCTCGGCAACACCGTGATGAAAGGCAACGCCAAGAAAGTGCGCCGCCTGTACCACGGCCAGGTCATCGCAGGCTTCGCCGGCGCCACCGCCGATGCTTTCACCCTGTTCGAACGCTTCGAAGGCCAGCTTGAGAAACACCAGGGTCACCTGGTTCGTGCTGCCGTCGAACTGGCCAAGGAATGGCGTACCGACCGTTCCCTGAGCCGCCTGGAAGCCATGCTGGCAGTAGCCAACAAGGATGCTTCGCTGATCATCACCGGCAACGGCGACGTGGTCGAACCGGAAGACGGCCTGATCGCCATGGGTTCCGGCGGTGCGTATGCCCAGGCCGCTGCCCGTGCCCTGCTGAACAAGACCGACCTTTCCGCCCGGGAAATCGCCGAGACCGCCCTGAACATCGCCGGCGACATCTGCGTATTCACCAACCACAACCTGACCATCGAGGAGCAGGACCTGGCCGAGTGA